A portion of the Malania oleifera isolate guangnan ecotype guangnan chromosome 3, ASM2987363v1, whole genome shotgun sequence genome contains these proteins:
- the LOC131150429 gene encoding uncharacterized protein LOC131150429 isoform X2 has translation MFFCDGFLPVFMPLSWFLCFDSWFWSMTCIGLPIIWLKINISNDNMESRTDLGLTLDNSSQGIQRGLNNNTGAGANAGCSADMTFVATDFLSELVWTPHTGLSLKCADCTLAKKKTSVLWGAEPSNMVLSLTKSNEALSCSKGLNEKGNLMGSKGTFYVKSNEVAERATSDYPSSDAGIPICESTHGNNTGNGDKMEHTDTVVQESVLLINQNEYLGKDNEDTCIPINVQKATMSETRQKNCTRLQDQEDGRLADSTLFIVGEPEQDIAQIDPLPRDSIKAIHSDPIGGSGEYGCCNHSRGAEVLASEVHAAGQYEEHNTEATNSTSLGNRDKELALFYEEKSKNKMKKIVPGSTTLEKLESTAENDLTLLNCEKASGAANKIIELESANEVNRSHQLGEEMILGDKIHSQKGSRIHSYERKGKGKSLSEGDANERMSKEEDDIHDSVESSNGARLSITGNKRWSLEEKLFGSKRVKKQMRESPPSTSFRQDSSFLNWISNVTKGFPKSDQGGTPFALTLPHPNHEHESNEQKNFLCMENQDSGCRMGFRSIFQSLYWPNKRAQDVKMLISQCETGEGSKKIVLANNINDVNSIPSACLAEDDNLGSQYLLPNEKFDRLRSGDEEGPSTRPLNSSTKFSAILDNCTINSAELRKICNPESHTEKDAASSSNSLGKRKTSSADNNDFDPQTRGKEIDNDHCRLGSLWITRFAAKTPGCVLNTEDCSQRKCQFIKKSTDYSRLLPCSQNHVDSFKDKKKIEIREYCSREPLSALGEELQHCVSNAEASFGSKRTKANNDGKFRYKLNPISPSFSFRSSEAIATVFGRRLDAFKHIIPSNETDNTDHPITACLFCGLRGHNLQDCPEIAESELEDLIRNIVASDRGEKATCWCVRCFQLNHWAVACPIVSSRKQHQLEYNASLFNRCNSSRMHLYTGNESTTKLLESKKIQIQVPGAHLFSTTRSHKMDMDPTSKQKMMELMNTDKVISNSKQVKCIASSCGESLKEKQITALCSCVNQQISGMPTLVFDTMKKLRVSRTDILKWMKSHTSLLPLDGFFLRLRLGNWKEGLGGTGYHVACVTVTGAQQKRLTKGSRNPISVNIGGVECLVESRNISNHDFLEDELMAWWCSALKAGGKVPSEEDLKLKLEERKKLGL, from the exons ATGTTTTTCTGTGATGGGTTTTTGCCAGTTTTCATGCCTCTGTCATGGTTTCTTTGCTTCGACTCTTGGTTTTGGTCTATGACTTGCATTG GATTGCCCATTATCTGGCTGAAAATCAACATCAGCAATGACAACATGGAATCACGGACTGACTTAGGACTTACTCTGGATAATTCCAGTCAAGGCATTCAAAGAGGTTTAAACAATAATACAGGTGCAGGTGCAAATGCAGGTTGTAGTGCTGACATGACATTTGTGGCCACCGATTTCCTTTCTGAATTAGTTTGGACTCCACACACAGGTTTGAGTCTTAAATGTGCTGATTGCACTTTAGCCAAGAAAAAAACTTCTGTTCTTTGGGGTGCAGAACCTAGCAATATGGTTCTTTCACTGACAAAAAGCAATGAAGCACTGTCTTGTTCTAAAGGTCTTAATGAGAAAGGGAACTTAATGGGATCAAAAGGGACATTTTATGTAAAGAGTAATGAAGTAGCTGAGAGAGCTACGTCTGATTATCCTAGTAGTGATGCTGGCATCCCAATATGTGAATCAACTCATGGTAACAATACAG GAAATGGCGATAAGATGGAGCATACAGACACAGTGGTTCAAGAATCTGTTCTGCTTATCAATCAGAATGAATATTTAGGAAAAGATAATGAGGATACATGCATTCCAATCAATGTGCAAAAAGCCACTATGTCTGAGACTAGACAGAAGAACTGTACAAGATTGCAAG ATCAGGAAGATGGCAGATTAGCTGATTCTACATTATTCATAGTAGGTGAACCAGAACAAGATATTGCACAAATTGATCCACTGCCCAGAGACTCTATTAAAGCAATACACTCTGATCCCATTGGTGGAAGTGGAGAATATGGCTGTTGCAATCATTCACGAGGAGCAGAGGTTTTGGCCTCTGAAGTTCATGCTGCGGGACAGTATGAAGAACACAATACCGAAGCAACCAATTCCACATCCTTGGGAAACAGAGACAAGGAATTGGCTTTATTCTATGAagaaaaaagcaaaaataaaatgaaaaaaattgtgCCTGGTAGCACCACTCTAGAAAAATTGGAGTCAACTGCTGAAAATGATTTAACGCTTCTGAATTGTGAAAAGGCTTCTGGTGCAGCGAATAAGATAATAGAATTAGAATCAGCCAATGAAGTTAATAGGAGCCATCAGCTGGGTGAAGAGATGATTCTTGGGGACAAAATTCATTCTCAAAAAGGCAGCAGAATCCATAGTTATGAAAGGAAGGGCAAAGGAAAGTCTTTATCAGAGGGAGATGCTAATGAGAGGATGTCAAAAGAGGAGGATGACATCCATGACAGCGTTGAAAGTTCTAATGGGGCTCGGTTATCCATAACAGGAAATAAGCGATGGAGCTTGGAAGAAAAACTGTTTGGTAGTAAAAGAGTCAAAAAACAGATGAGAGAGAGTCCTCCTTCCACATCTTTTAGACAAGACAGCTCTTTTCTGAATTGGATATCAAACGTGACTAAGGGGTTTCCCAAATCTGATCAAGGGGGGACGCCTTTTGCTCTCACTCTCCCACATCCCAATCATGAGCATGAAAGCAATGAGCAGAAAAACTTCTTGTGCATGGAAAACCAAGATTCTGGGTGCAGAATGGGATTCCGTTCTATTTTTCAGTCCTTGTATTGGCCAAATAAAAGGGCTCAGGATGTAAAAATGTTGATTAGCCAATGTGAAACAGGAGAAGGGTCTAAGAAAATTGTGCTTGCTAATAACATAAATGACGTCAACAGTATTCCATCAGCCTGTCTTGCGGAAGATGATAACCTTGGCAGTCAATATCTTTTGCCAAATGAGAAGTTCGACCGATTGCGGTCTGGAGATGAAGAAGGGCCATCAACCCGGCCTCTGAATTCATCGACTAAATTTTCTGCCATTCTAGATAACTGCACCATAAACTCCGCAGAGTTGAGAAAAATATGTAACCCAGAAAGTCATACAGAGAAAGATGCAGCAAGCTCATCAAATTCTTTGGGGAAGCGTAAAACCAGCAGTGCTGATAACAATGATTTTGATCCTCAAACTAGGGGCAAAGAGATTGATAATGATCACTGTCGTCTTGGTAGCTTGTGGATAACTCGATTTGCTGCAAAAACTCCTGGGTGTGTGCTAAATACAGAGGATTGCAGCCAACGAAAATGCCAATTTATTAAAAAATCCACTGATTACTCTAGGCTTCTTCCTTGTTCTCAGAATCATGTCGATTCTTTTAAGGACAAGAAAAAAATTGAGATCAGGGAGTACTGCAGTAGAGAGCCATTGAGTGCTTTAGGTGAAGAATTGCAACATTGTGTTTCCAATGCTGAGGCTTCTTTTGGTTCCAAAAGAACCAAGGCAAATAATGATGGGAAGTTCAGGTATAAACTGAACCCTATTTCCCCTTCCTTTAGCTTTAGAAGTTCAGAGGCTATTGCTACAGTCTTTGGAAGGAGATTGGATGCTTTCAAACACATCATACCATCAAATGAAACAGATAACACAGATCATCCAATAACAGCCTGTTTATTTTGTGGCCTAAGAGGACATAATTTACAAGATTGCCCAGAGATAGCAGAAAGCGAACTGGAGGATCTGATAAGAAATATTGTTGCATCTGATCGGGGAGAAAAGGCAACTTGTTGGTGTGTTAGATGTTTTCAGCTCAATCATTGGGCTGTAGCATGTCCTATTGTTTCATCCAGAAAACAGCATCAATTGGAATACAATGCTTCTTTGTTTAATCGATGCAATTCTAGTAGAATGCATCTTTATACTGGAAATGAAAGCACTACAAAGCTGCTGGAAAGCAagaaaatccaaattcaagtaCCTGGTGCACATTTGTTTAGCACCACAAGAAGTCATAAGATGGACATGGATCCTACTTCGAAGCAGAAAATGATGGAGCTGATGAACACTGACAAGGTAATTTCAAATTCAAAGCAAGTGAAGTGCATTGCTTCTAGTTGTGGGGAAAGCTTGAAAGAGAAGCAGATTACAGCTTTGTGCAGTTGTGTCAATCAGCAGATTTCAGGCATGCCCACACTAGTCTTTGACACCATGAAGAAGCTTCGTGTGTCTCGCACAGATATCCTCAA ATGGATGAAAAGCCATACTTCACTCTTGCCTCTTGATGGTTTTTTCCTGCGCTTGCGGCTCGGGAATTGGAAAGAAGGGCTGGGGGGAACAGGCTACCACGTGGCTTGCGTAACTGTGACTG GGGCACAACAAAAGAGATTAACAAAGGGATctagaaatcctatttcagtgaACATTGGAGGGGTTGAATGCTTAGTTGAAAGTCGAAATATTTCCAACCATGATTTCCTTGAG GATGAGCTCATGGCATGGTGGTGCTCGGCCTTGAAAGCTGGGGGTAAAGTTCCATCTGAAGAAGATTTGAAACTGAAACTTGAGGAGAGAAAAAAGCTGGGCTTGTGA
- the LOC131150429 gene encoding uncharacterized protein LOC131150429 isoform X1, with protein MFFCDGFLPVFMPLSWFLCFDSWFWSMTCIASKKNRLDCFSGLPIIWLKINISNDNMESRTDLGLTLDNSSQGIQRGLNNNTGAGANAGCSADMTFVATDFLSELVWTPHTGLSLKCADCTLAKKKTSVLWGAEPSNMVLSLTKSNEALSCSKGLNEKGNLMGSKGTFYVKSNEVAERATSDYPSSDAGIPICESTHGNNTGNGDKMEHTDTVVQESVLLINQNEYLGKDNEDTCIPINVQKATMSETRQKNCTRLQDQEDGRLADSTLFIVGEPEQDIAQIDPLPRDSIKAIHSDPIGGSGEYGCCNHSRGAEVLASEVHAAGQYEEHNTEATNSTSLGNRDKELALFYEEKSKNKMKKIVPGSTTLEKLESTAENDLTLLNCEKASGAANKIIELESANEVNRSHQLGEEMILGDKIHSQKGSRIHSYERKGKGKSLSEGDANERMSKEEDDIHDSVESSNGARLSITGNKRWSLEEKLFGSKRVKKQMRESPPSTSFRQDSSFLNWISNVTKGFPKSDQGGTPFALTLPHPNHEHESNEQKNFLCMENQDSGCRMGFRSIFQSLYWPNKRAQDVKMLISQCETGEGSKKIVLANNINDVNSIPSACLAEDDNLGSQYLLPNEKFDRLRSGDEEGPSTRPLNSSTKFSAILDNCTINSAELRKICNPESHTEKDAASSSNSLGKRKTSSADNNDFDPQTRGKEIDNDHCRLGSLWITRFAAKTPGCVLNTEDCSQRKCQFIKKSTDYSRLLPCSQNHVDSFKDKKKIEIREYCSREPLSALGEELQHCVSNAEASFGSKRTKANNDGKFRYKLNPISPSFSFRSSEAIATVFGRRLDAFKHIIPSNETDNTDHPITACLFCGLRGHNLQDCPEIAESELEDLIRNIVASDRGEKATCWCVRCFQLNHWAVACPIVSSRKQHQLEYNASLFNRCNSSRMHLYTGNESTTKLLESKKIQIQVPGAHLFSTTRSHKMDMDPTSKQKMMELMNTDKVISNSKQVKCIASSCGESLKEKQITALCSCVNQQISGMPTLVFDTMKKLRVSRTDILKWMKSHTSLLPLDGFFLRLRLGNWKEGLGGTGYHVACVTVTGAQQKRLTKGSRNPISVNIGGVECLVESRNISNHDFLEDELMAWWCSALKAGGKVPSEEDLKLKLEERKKLGL; from the exons ATGTTTTTCTGTGATGGGTTTTTGCCAGTTTTCATGCCTCTGTCATGGTTTCTTTGCTTCGACTCTTGGTTTTGGTCTATGACTTGCATTG CATCAAAGAAAAATCGCTTAGATTGCTTTTCAGGATTGCCCATTATCTGGCTGAAAATCAACATCAGCAATGACAACATGGAATCACGGACTGACTTAGGACTTACTCTGGATAATTCCAGTCAAGGCATTCAAAGAGGTTTAAACAATAATACAGGTGCAGGTGCAAATGCAGGTTGTAGTGCTGACATGACATTTGTGGCCACCGATTTCCTTTCTGAATTAGTTTGGACTCCACACACAGGTTTGAGTCTTAAATGTGCTGATTGCACTTTAGCCAAGAAAAAAACTTCTGTTCTTTGGGGTGCAGAACCTAGCAATATGGTTCTTTCACTGACAAAAAGCAATGAAGCACTGTCTTGTTCTAAAGGTCTTAATGAGAAAGGGAACTTAATGGGATCAAAAGGGACATTTTATGTAAAGAGTAATGAAGTAGCTGAGAGAGCTACGTCTGATTATCCTAGTAGTGATGCTGGCATCCCAATATGTGAATCAACTCATGGTAACAATACAG GAAATGGCGATAAGATGGAGCATACAGACACAGTGGTTCAAGAATCTGTTCTGCTTATCAATCAGAATGAATATTTAGGAAAAGATAATGAGGATACATGCATTCCAATCAATGTGCAAAAAGCCACTATGTCTGAGACTAGACAGAAGAACTGTACAAGATTGCAAG ATCAGGAAGATGGCAGATTAGCTGATTCTACATTATTCATAGTAGGTGAACCAGAACAAGATATTGCACAAATTGATCCACTGCCCAGAGACTCTATTAAAGCAATACACTCTGATCCCATTGGTGGAAGTGGAGAATATGGCTGTTGCAATCATTCACGAGGAGCAGAGGTTTTGGCCTCTGAAGTTCATGCTGCGGGACAGTATGAAGAACACAATACCGAAGCAACCAATTCCACATCCTTGGGAAACAGAGACAAGGAATTGGCTTTATTCTATGAagaaaaaagcaaaaataaaatgaaaaaaattgtgCCTGGTAGCACCACTCTAGAAAAATTGGAGTCAACTGCTGAAAATGATTTAACGCTTCTGAATTGTGAAAAGGCTTCTGGTGCAGCGAATAAGATAATAGAATTAGAATCAGCCAATGAAGTTAATAGGAGCCATCAGCTGGGTGAAGAGATGATTCTTGGGGACAAAATTCATTCTCAAAAAGGCAGCAGAATCCATAGTTATGAAAGGAAGGGCAAAGGAAAGTCTTTATCAGAGGGAGATGCTAATGAGAGGATGTCAAAAGAGGAGGATGACATCCATGACAGCGTTGAAAGTTCTAATGGGGCTCGGTTATCCATAACAGGAAATAAGCGATGGAGCTTGGAAGAAAAACTGTTTGGTAGTAAAAGAGTCAAAAAACAGATGAGAGAGAGTCCTCCTTCCACATCTTTTAGACAAGACAGCTCTTTTCTGAATTGGATATCAAACGTGACTAAGGGGTTTCCCAAATCTGATCAAGGGGGGACGCCTTTTGCTCTCACTCTCCCACATCCCAATCATGAGCATGAAAGCAATGAGCAGAAAAACTTCTTGTGCATGGAAAACCAAGATTCTGGGTGCAGAATGGGATTCCGTTCTATTTTTCAGTCCTTGTATTGGCCAAATAAAAGGGCTCAGGATGTAAAAATGTTGATTAGCCAATGTGAAACAGGAGAAGGGTCTAAGAAAATTGTGCTTGCTAATAACATAAATGACGTCAACAGTATTCCATCAGCCTGTCTTGCGGAAGATGATAACCTTGGCAGTCAATATCTTTTGCCAAATGAGAAGTTCGACCGATTGCGGTCTGGAGATGAAGAAGGGCCATCAACCCGGCCTCTGAATTCATCGACTAAATTTTCTGCCATTCTAGATAACTGCACCATAAACTCCGCAGAGTTGAGAAAAATATGTAACCCAGAAAGTCATACAGAGAAAGATGCAGCAAGCTCATCAAATTCTTTGGGGAAGCGTAAAACCAGCAGTGCTGATAACAATGATTTTGATCCTCAAACTAGGGGCAAAGAGATTGATAATGATCACTGTCGTCTTGGTAGCTTGTGGATAACTCGATTTGCTGCAAAAACTCCTGGGTGTGTGCTAAATACAGAGGATTGCAGCCAACGAAAATGCCAATTTATTAAAAAATCCACTGATTACTCTAGGCTTCTTCCTTGTTCTCAGAATCATGTCGATTCTTTTAAGGACAAGAAAAAAATTGAGATCAGGGAGTACTGCAGTAGAGAGCCATTGAGTGCTTTAGGTGAAGAATTGCAACATTGTGTTTCCAATGCTGAGGCTTCTTTTGGTTCCAAAAGAACCAAGGCAAATAATGATGGGAAGTTCAGGTATAAACTGAACCCTATTTCCCCTTCCTTTAGCTTTAGAAGTTCAGAGGCTATTGCTACAGTCTTTGGAAGGAGATTGGATGCTTTCAAACACATCATACCATCAAATGAAACAGATAACACAGATCATCCAATAACAGCCTGTTTATTTTGTGGCCTAAGAGGACATAATTTACAAGATTGCCCAGAGATAGCAGAAAGCGAACTGGAGGATCTGATAAGAAATATTGTTGCATCTGATCGGGGAGAAAAGGCAACTTGTTGGTGTGTTAGATGTTTTCAGCTCAATCATTGGGCTGTAGCATGTCCTATTGTTTCATCCAGAAAACAGCATCAATTGGAATACAATGCTTCTTTGTTTAATCGATGCAATTCTAGTAGAATGCATCTTTATACTGGAAATGAAAGCACTACAAAGCTGCTGGAAAGCAagaaaatccaaattcaagtaCCTGGTGCACATTTGTTTAGCACCACAAGAAGTCATAAGATGGACATGGATCCTACTTCGAAGCAGAAAATGATGGAGCTGATGAACACTGACAAGGTAATTTCAAATTCAAAGCAAGTGAAGTGCATTGCTTCTAGTTGTGGGGAAAGCTTGAAAGAGAAGCAGATTACAGCTTTGTGCAGTTGTGTCAATCAGCAGATTTCAGGCATGCCCACACTAGTCTTTGACACCATGAAGAAGCTTCGTGTGTCTCGCACAGATATCCTCAA ATGGATGAAAAGCCATACTTCACTCTTGCCTCTTGATGGTTTTTTCCTGCGCTTGCGGCTCGGGAATTGGAAAGAAGGGCTGGGGGGAACAGGCTACCACGTGGCTTGCGTAACTGTGACTG GGGCACAACAAAAGAGATTAACAAAGGGATctagaaatcctatttcagtgaACATTGGAGGGGTTGAATGCTTAGTTGAAAGTCGAAATATTTCCAACCATGATTTCCTTGAG GATGAGCTCATGGCATGGTGGTGCTCGGCCTTGAAAGCTGGGGGTAAAGTTCCATCTGAAGAAGATTTGAAACTGAAACTTGAGGAGAGAAAAAAGCTGGGCTTGTGA
- the LOC131150429 gene encoding uncharacterized protein LOC131150429 isoform X3 produces MESRTDLGLTLDNSSQGIQRGLNNNTGAGANAGCSADMTFVATDFLSELVWTPHTGLSLKCADCTLAKKKTSVLWGAEPSNMVLSLTKSNEALSCSKGLNEKGNLMGSKGTFYVKSNEVAERATSDYPSSDAGIPICESTHGNNTGNGDKMEHTDTVVQESVLLINQNEYLGKDNEDTCIPINVQKATMSETRQKNCTRLQDQEDGRLADSTLFIVGEPEQDIAQIDPLPRDSIKAIHSDPIGGSGEYGCCNHSRGAEVLASEVHAAGQYEEHNTEATNSTSLGNRDKELALFYEEKSKNKMKKIVPGSTTLEKLESTAENDLTLLNCEKASGAANKIIELESANEVNRSHQLGEEMILGDKIHSQKGSRIHSYERKGKGKSLSEGDANERMSKEEDDIHDSVESSNGARLSITGNKRWSLEEKLFGSKRVKKQMRESPPSTSFRQDSSFLNWISNVTKGFPKSDQGGTPFALTLPHPNHEHESNEQKNFLCMENQDSGCRMGFRSIFQSLYWPNKRAQDVKMLISQCETGEGSKKIVLANNINDVNSIPSACLAEDDNLGSQYLLPNEKFDRLRSGDEEGPSTRPLNSSTKFSAILDNCTINSAELRKICNPESHTEKDAASSSNSLGKRKTSSADNNDFDPQTRGKEIDNDHCRLGSLWITRFAAKTPGCVLNTEDCSQRKCQFIKKSTDYSRLLPCSQNHVDSFKDKKKIEIREYCSREPLSALGEELQHCVSNAEASFGSKRTKANNDGKFRYKLNPISPSFSFRSSEAIATVFGRRLDAFKHIIPSNETDNTDHPITACLFCGLRGHNLQDCPEIAESELEDLIRNIVASDRGEKATCWCVRCFQLNHWAVACPIVSSRKQHQLEYNASLFNRCNSSRMHLYTGNESTTKLLESKKIQIQVPGAHLFSTTRSHKMDMDPTSKQKMMELMNTDKVISNSKQVKCIASSCGESLKEKQITALCSCVNQQISGMPTLVFDTMKKLRVSRTDILKWMKSHTSLLPLDGFFLRLRLGNWKEGLGGTGYHVACVTVTGAQQKRLTKGSRNPISVNIGGVECLVESRNISNHDFLEDELMAWWCSALKAGGKVPSEEDLKLKLEERKKLGL; encoded by the exons ATGGAATCACGGACTGACTTAGGACTTACTCTGGATAATTCCAGTCAAGGCATTCAAAGAGGTTTAAACAATAATACAGGTGCAGGTGCAAATGCAGGTTGTAGTGCTGACATGACATTTGTGGCCACCGATTTCCTTTCTGAATTAGTTTGGACTCCACACACAGGTTTGAGTCTTAAATGTGCTGATTGCACTTTAGCCAAGAAAAAAACTTCTGTTCTTTGGGGTGCAGAACCTAGCAATATGGTTCTTTCACTGACAAAAAGCAATGAAGCACTGTCTTGTTCTAAAGGTCTTAATGAGAAAGGGAACTTAATGGGATCAAAAGGGACATTTTATGTAAAGAGTAATGAAGTAGCTGAGAGAGCTACGTCTGATTATCCTAGTAGTGATGCTGGCATCCCAATATGTGAATCAACTCATGGTAACAATACAG GAAATGGCGATAAGATGGAGCATACAGACACAGTGGTTCAAGAATCTGTTCTGCTTATCAATCAGAATGAATATTTAGGAAAAGATAATGAGGATACATGCATTCCAATCAATGTGCAAAAAGCCACTATGTCTGAGACTAGACAGAAGAACTGTACAAGATTGCAAG ATCAGGAAGATGGCAGATTAGCTGATTCTACATTATTCATAGTAGGTGAACCAGAACAAGATATTGCACAAATTGATCCACTGCCCAGAGACTCTATTAAAGCAATACACTCTGATCCCATTGGTGGAAGTGGAGAATATGGCTGTTGCAATCATTCACGAGGAGCAGAGGTTTTGGCCTCTGAAGTTCATGCTGCGGGACAGTATGAAGAACACAATACCGAAGCAACCAATTCCACATCCTTGGGAAACAGAGACAAGGAATTGGCTTTATTCTATGAagaaaaaagcaaaaataaaatgaaaaaaattgtgCCTGGTAGCACCACTCTAGAAAAATTGGAGTCAACTGCTGAAAATGATTTAACGCTTCTGAATTGTGAAAAGGCTTCTGGTGCAGCGAATAAGATAATAGAATTAGAATCAGCCAATGAAGTTAATAGGAGCCATCAGCTGGGTGAAGAGATGATTCTTGGGGACAAAATTCATTCTCAAAAAGGCAGCAGAATCCATAGTTATGAAAGGAAGGGCAAAGGAAAGTCTTTATCAGAGGGAGATGCTAATGAGAGGATGTCAAAAGAGGAGGATGACATCCATGACAGCGTTGAAAGTTCTAATGGGGCTCGGTTATCCATAACAGGAAATAAGCGATGGAGCTTGGAAGAAAAACTGTTTGGTAGTAAAAGAGTCAAAAAACAGATGAGAGAGAGTCCTCCTTCCACATCTTTTAGACAAGACAGCTCTTTTCTGAATTGGATATCAAACGTGACTAAGGGGTTTCCCAAATCTGATCAAGGGGGGACGCCTTTTGCTCTCACTCTCCCACATCCCAATCATGAGCATGAAAGCAATGAGCAGAAAAACTTCTTGTGCATGGAAAACCAAGATTCTGGGTGCAGAATGGGATTCCGTTCTATTTTTCAGTCCTTGTATTGGCCAAATAAAAGGGCTCAGGATGTAAAAATGTTGATTAGCCAATGTGAAACAGGAGAAGGGTCTAAGAAAATTGTGCTTGCTAATAACATAAATGACGTCAACAGTATTCCATCAGCCTGTCTTGCGGAAGATGATAACCTTGGCAGTCAATATCTTTTGCCAAATGAGAAGTTCGACCGATTGCGGTCTGGAGATGAAGAAGGGCCATCAACCCGGCCTCTGAATTCATCGACTAAATTTTCTGCCATTCTAGATAACTGCACCATAAACTCCGCAGAGTTGAGAAAAATATGTAACCCAGAAAGTCATACAGAGAAAGATGCAGCAAGCTCATCAAATTCTTTGGGGAAGCGTAAAACCAGCAGTGCTGATAACAATGATTTTGATCCTCAAACTAGGGGCAAAGAGATTGATAATGATCACTGTCGTCTTGGTAGCTTGTGGATAACTCGATTTGCTGCAAAAACTCCTGGGTGTGTGCTAAATACAGAGGATTGCAGCCAACGAAAATGCCAATTTATTAAAAAATCCACTGATTACTCTAGGCTTCTTCCTTGTTCTCAGAATCATGTCGATTCTTTTAAGGACAAGAAAAAAATTGAGATCAGGGAGTACTGCAGTAGAGAGCCATTGAGTGCTTTAGGTGAAGAATTGCAACATTGTGTTTCCAATGCTGAGGCTTCTTTTGGTTCCAAAAGAACCAAGGCAAATAATGATGGGAAGTTCAGGTATAAACTGAACCCTATTTCCCCTTCCTTTAGCTTTAGAAGTTCAGAGGCTATTGCTACAGTCTTTGGAAGGAGATTGGATGCTTTCAAACACATCATACCATCAAATGAAACAGATAACACAGATCATCCAATAACAGCCTGTTTATTTTGTGGCCTAAGAGGACATAATTTACAAGATTGCCCAGAGATAGCAGAAAGCGAACTGGAGGATCTGATAAGAAATATTGTTGCATCTGATCGGGGAGAAAAGGCAACTTGTTGGTGTGTTAGATGTTTTCAGCTCAATCATTGGGCTGTAGCATGTCCTATTGTTTCATCCAGAAAACAGCATCAATTGGAATACAATGCTTCTTTGTTTAATCGATGCAATTCTAGTAGAATGCATCTTTATACTGGAAATGAAAGCACTACAAAGCTGCTGGAAAGCAagaaaatccaaattcaagtaCCTGGTGCACATTTGTTTAGCACCACAAGAAGTCATAAGATGGACATGGATCCTACTTCGAAGCAGAAAATGATGGAGCTGATGAACACTGACAAGGTAATTTCAAATTCAAAGCAAGTGAAGTGCATTGCTTCTAGTTGTGGGGAAAGCTTGAAAGAGAAGCAGATTACAGCTTTGTGCAGTTGTGTCAATCAGCAGATTTCAGGCATGCCCACACTAGTCTTTGACACCATGAAGAAGCTTCGTGTGTCTCGCACAGATATCCTCAA ATGGATGAAAAGCCATACTTCACTCTTGCCTCTTGATGGTTTTTTCCTGCGCTTGCGGCTCGGGAATTGGAAAGAAGGGCTGGGGGGAACAGGCTACCACGTGGCTTGCGTAACTGTGACTG GGGCACAACAAAAGAGATTAACAAAGGGATctagaaatcctatttcagtgaACATTGGAGGGGTTGAATGCTTAGTTGAAAGTCGAAATATTTCCAACCATGATTTCCTTGAG GATGAGCTCATGGCATGGTGGTGCTCGGCCTTGAAAGCTGGGGGTAAAGTTCCATCTGAAGAAGATTTGAAACTGAAACTTGAGGAGAGAAAAAAGCTGGGCTTGTGA